Genomic window (Culex pipiens pallens isolate TS chromosome 3, TS_CPP_V2, whole genome shotgun sequence):
CCCTGCCGACATTGACCGCGACATCGGCATCATCCGCGAGTGGCTCGGCAAGCAGCCGCATCTGCCCAAGGACATGGACGACGCCCGCCTGCGCACCTTCCTGCGCGGCTGCAAGTTCAGCATCGAGCGCGTCAAGCAGAAGCTGGACATGTACTACACCATGCGTAACGCCGTGCCGGAGTTCTTCACCGACCGGGACGTGAGCCGCCCGGAGATGTCGGAGATCCTGAACGTGATGTGAGTTTGACAGTGGCAACGCCTAACAATGACCACGTACTAACCTTGCTCTCCCCCCTCCAGTCACATGCCCCCACTGCCGGGCCTGACCCCGTCCGGTTGCCGTGTGGTGATGCTCCGTGGTACCGACAAGGACATCACCACCCCGAACGTGATCGAGTCGATGAAGCTGACGCTGATGATCGGCGATGTGCGCCTGGCGGAGGAGGCCGTCGGCGTGGCCGGCGACGTGTACATCCTGGACGCTAGCGTGGCCACCCCGACGCACTTTGCCAAGTTCACCCCGACGCTGGTCAAGAAGTTCCTCATCTGCGTCCAGGAGGCGTACCCCGTCAAGCTGAAGGAGGTGCACGTGGTGAACGTCTCGCCCATCGTCGACACCATCGTCAACTTCGTCAAGCCCTTCCTGAAGGAGAAGATCCGCGAGCGTATCCACATCCACAGCAGCATGGAGGATCTGTACAAGTACGTGCCGAAGGACATGCTGCCGTCCGAGTACGGTGGAGCCGCCGGATCGATCAAGGACCTGAACGAGCAGTGGCGCGCCAAGCTGGGCGAGTACACCGCCTGGTTCAAGGAGCAGGAGGCCAGCAAGGCCAACGAATCCCTGCGCCCCGGTGCCCCCAAGACCGCCGACGAGCTGTTCGGCATGGACGGAACCTTCCGACAGCTGACCATCGATTAAACACCCCATCCGAAGGTCACACCGTCCATCGCCCATCCACCGAACATCGCTCATCCCCCACACCACCATCCCCAAACATAACctcatcccaaaaaaaaaatccccccaaaaaaaaacaaccatccAAATTAACCAAAATCTCATCCCTTCACCCCCTTTCACACTAACTCATCCTAACCTAGTTAGCCAAATTACCCAAAACATAATACAATAGAAAACGTAACGCGTGCGCGCAAAAACGAAAAGCTTCCGTTCGTGATTcccaaatttttcgatttttgaagaaaagaaAAGAGATTTCAGGACCCCCCAACGGGGATGTTCCGTAAGAGCAGCAATTTCATAatatgtagattttttttttcaattgagatTTATTAGCGATCAGAGAAGTAAAAGAATGGATCTAGTTAGATGGCGCGATAAAACACTTTGAGCAGtcagtttttttgttgtactcgttttgttttatattttttgtaacgtATTTGCTATTAAAGACTTTCTTGTTTAAAAGGAAATTTGAGAGAATGTGTTTTTTGCTGCGGCATTTGAAACTTGAAAGAAATCCCTTCGTCATGATTAAAAACGTGCCTGTTTAACAATTACTACACAGCAATACAAGTGAGAAAGCAAAATCTACAAGTGAAGGATTATTTTCTTGCTTTGTTTCTTATACAAGCAGTCCTTAAATTGCAATATTGTGAAAGCTGTTCTAGAACTGTGCagtttttaatgctttttactaaaatgcacttttttgcaATCCCGTTGTAAAActatacttacttttcctgccattctagaacgacgaaacagcatAATTTTCGGtaccaaaaaaaatagaatcgaatagtaacacttgTTTAGAAAAGtaatacatttaattttttttatataaacgattcattgactaaaTAAAAGGACAGTTGACttatcattttattaaaaatctgtttttcaaattttcaaaaaatgttcagtAGAACTCGCAGCAAGactagattttaaaatattgttttattaggctcggtgaacctcgttgaataaatgtctggctcgtgctgaaaaaaaccacTTTTTGCACCTTAtatcataatagtagtttatgcaacaagttgcaaaaagaggattttttcagcacgagtcgtacatttatccaacgaggttcaccgagttggataaatacgaagagtgttgaaaaaatcaagttttgcaacgagttccataaaacattttttgcaattccgaaaaacacccattgagtgaaattttaagtcaaattttaatttttttgtcaataaatcgtttaaataaaaaaaaaatgttgaaaagtgttacttttcgaaacaagtgctgaaaagttcaacttttcagcacccatatcagtgctgaaaagtagaacttttcagcatttattttgaaaagtgttactattcgattctgtaatttctggtacagaaaagtaggctatttcgttgttcaagaatgacaggaaaagtaagtagtttcaagacggaattgcaaaaactactatttcgcaATTCCATCGTAAAACTACCGACTTTTCCGAACATTTTTGAACGACCAAACAGCCTACTCTcctttaccaaaaataacagaatcgaaaagtaatatatTTTGATAcaagcagggatggaataatcgcaaaaaaatcaatttcgcttgcgaactttcttcaaccgcgaaagagagaggaggcaaatcacgcaaaagaaaatcgcttccgaacttctccaagaaaatcaatctgcagatgattttttgtgaatttccttgtcagcaccacttaaaaatatttatttcactttgttaacacacattgcccatctacaaaatgtttcgacgtgtgacgttacacttgcaagtgtagtagtgaaaaagatgttcggtcgaataatcaagatgatgaattttttagattctttttaccgatcattCGTGCGCGAGAAagaagagccatgctcccttcggattttttctgttGATGAacttccaatgattttcttttgatgatgattattccatcgctggatacaagagctgaaaagttctacttttcagcactgtaatAGGTGCCGAAATTTAGAACTTTTGAGCACTTTGATCCAAAAgcaatacttttcaatattgtttcgaTTGAACGTTGAATTGAATAAGCACGTGGACATATGACttaaaattctattcaaaagGTTTTTTTCGAACCAGCAAAAATGTTGCataatttgatatattttttttgcaaatttcatcgttgataaatagaattatttaaattacttcTAACTAACTAAGGccgtttctatttttttaaatgccttaatcgttgcaaatattttttttaaagtttatgtccctcgactctgaccagtggggggggggtgctctttgttttaaaatccgtgaacattgaaatgtttagaaaatcgtcaaattttttctcgatttcgatgtaaatgttttcaaaatcgacaacttTGTgttcgaaatcggaaaaaaatgttgacgattttgaaaacatttcaatgtttacgaATTTGAAAACAAACAGTTACCGGATATGCTTACAAGATTTCTATCCATGcaagtaatatttttaatattttaaacttctggaaaattgaacgagctttatgaagaaaatattttcaagactgTATAATAAAGTTTTGGGATGGAATATCTCAAAAACGGAATAAAATACCTCtggaatttttccatttttgcctttacTTAACCACTTCTAGGTTTCTGTTTGTTCATTTCTTTAATTACCTATGCTTCTCATCTTAAAGTAAAATACGCTGCTGGTTAGGAACGGAATCAGCAACTTGCAGATAGGCAGCAGTGGTAGCCACTAAGCGTGGAAAAGCCCCGCCCCCTCGCTTTTGTTTTGCCGTTCTTAAACTGTTTTTCACCCATTTCCTTTGGCCTAAGCTACTGAAATTTATGTGCAAAGAACGTCAAATTTCAGCCATATTGGTGAgccataatattttaattttctatggGAAAAGTAATATACAGTAAATTGGTAAAAACATTTATTATAATAAAACCACTCGAAAACGCTTGcgctccaacttggtgtctacacagaaaaaagaaaatgattcgctctttcgaatggtaatggcAAAATTGAATCAATGTGTTTATTCTGCCtaattttcgaagaaattttgatttttggctgtttttgctcgaaaatgaaaGTTCAGGAGTTTGCCAAAATTGGCATTGGAAAGAGCAcgtggtttctattatttttctaTTAGACATAATCACAtataatttaaaacataaaatggtCCTAAAAATCGAATGCCATTGTGAATTACTAAATTGAGTATACAGAAGTTGTTGGTTTGAGTTCTCTGAGttgctgaaattcagtaaagttttactgaattttcatctactgaaatttcagtaaacgattcagtaatttagattttactgaattctcagtttactgatatttgtcactttgacagatgatttactgaaatttcattaaaatggttgtcaaaacaactgaaattttagaaaaagaaacgtcaaattattttgctgaaaattcgataatttaatttaatttttttaatgaatttattgAAAAGCGTTATTCAAAAGTAACGTCTCGCAGGAGGATAAAGGAGGGAATTGTGCCATCACATAATAATAGTATaggaaaaaacgttacttaatccacccttaggtggttggtgccttcctctcattcaaagggtaatgctatccaaaatagacacgctcgtgggaaggtctttaaattacctatccaaagataggtcgcatgatatatttggaatacgttttcatctaaatatctgagaactagcctccaaaaagtgtataaataactcttaagtgcttataacttttgatagggttgtcagatcttcaatgttttggacgcgttggaaaggtcttttgattacctgttcaacgacgggttgcatgatagatccggacaacgttttcatcgtgatatctgagatccggcttccaaaaagtgcataaataacacttaattgctaataacttttgatagagttgtcagatcttcaatgtattggtcgcgttggaaaggtcttttaaatacctttctaaaaatgtataacatgctagggtttcttacaaaaaccaccctttttacaatcttccggactttagtcaaaatcgtttttttagcataacttttgaagtactttactaaacttcataattttcaatagggacttatgggaccccaagacgaatcgaatgagaccaaaacggtccaaatcggttaagccagtgctgagataatcgagtgcatattttttggtgcacagacccacatccctacacacacacacacacagacatttgctcagaattcgattctgagtcgataggtatacatgaaggtgggtctaggaggtctaattgagaagttcagttttcgagtgattttatagcctttcctcagtaaggtgaggaaggcaaaacgtgaTGAAAAAGGATGAAAGTAAAGTTTGGTTTATTTCTTCTGTACATACTATAttaatgtatgtatgtatgtatgtatgtatgtatgtatgatccccatacccgcaggcaacttggtcccgaaacacatgtaagcgctaggtgaacaattcgatcatcttttactccgtaatctgtacacccacgtgcataagtttttttgcacgaattttaatgctacaaataccggcgcatagatcaaaatggttaCCCTCTTCCCCAAGTTCTTCAGATCTTGAGTGATGACTTTGAAGGTTTTCCCGTTTAAAGGTTCCGTGGTTCCTCTTCCAATTGTAAAACAGCTGCTCAGGTTCTTGGCATGGACACTGAACCGCCGTGAGCCGTTCCTCTCTGCACTTTCACTTTTGAATTCGAACATTCACATATTGGCACTTCCACAGCAACCAACACCAGTACCGGAATCACCGGAAACTGCCGGAATCACAATTTTGGAACAAAtattcaaggaaaaaaaaaacgactgtGAAAATCTTTGACGTCCTTCGATCACCTTCTGTACATACTATATTAATGATGCCTTAAATGCAAcattctaaaacattgaaaacatcACCGTTATTAAATGTCTTCTCCTTTTAAAACTAAATGCAATAAAGTCACCGTTAAAAACCTAAatcaataataatatttttcataagatcaaatatttttgtttatttcttatgttcgtcttattttatttttttcgattttaatttaaaatttgttttttttagacatttgCTCATTTTGTTCAGACATCTAAATAAATATTCTagactcgactatccgaagaCCGAAACTTTGACATACCATGACACTAATGGTTTACCTTTTTATTGTCTTTTTTCACTCTCTGGCCAAAGTTCATAACAAAAACAGAGAGCAACAAATTTCACTGTACACTAACCTTCCACGATTCAGCGCTGTTATTGCTTTCCTTCCATTTATCTTCACATTGCTCACGCGGTGACATTACGCGCATGGGATTACGTGAATCTGTCCGTCGTAATTTGTGTGCCATCTGCTGCGTGCCCATAAAGCTCGCACGAAATTCGTTTAAAATGCGTCATTTTTAAACTGTTACATCTGGCAGCCAACCTTAAAGAAATTCGGTGTGAATATTTTAGAATAGAAAATTTTGGTCGGACACCCTTATCAAATATTTACCTGTGTCATCCTCGACCGTCAGGATGATAATGAAGCTTAATTGGGCCACAATTATGTCAGTCGACAGGTCGGGAGATTAAACGGATTCACCGCGGCGCGTGGGTTTGATAAAAGAAAGGGTTATTCCTTCGGGGGATTACAGTTGTACGGTTTCTCTTGGCCAAGCATGGATAGACTTCCGACGAGCAGTCCTGAGCTGAAGATTGTGACCCGGTTGATGCAATCCGTGGCACTGTGGCCCTACGA
Coding sequences:
- the LOC120421243 gene encoding alpha-tocopherol transfer protein-like isoform X2, which codes for MTLVQPSGDMCAKIKEELREPANPADIDRDIGIIREWLGKQPHLPKDMDDARLRTFLRGCKFSIERVKQKLDMYYTMRNAVPEFFTDRDVSRPEMSEILNVIHMPPLPGLTPSGCRVVMLRGTDKDITTPNVIESMKLTLMIGDVRLAEEAVGVAGDVYILDASVATPTHFAKFTPTLVKKFLICVQEAYPVKLKEVHVVNVSPIVDTIVNFVKPFLKEKIRERIHIHSSMEDLYKYVPKDMLPSEYGGAAGSIKDLNEQWRAKLGEYTAWFKEQEASKANESLRPGAPKTADELFGMDGTFRQLTID
- the LOC120421243 gene encoding alpha-tocopherol transfer protein-like isoform X1; this encodes MAPTVHKEDNFSTTNLKWKMTLVQPSGDMCAKIKEELREPANPADIDRDIGIIREWLGKQPHLPKDMDDARLRTFLRGCKFSIERVKQKLDMYYTMRNAVPEFFTDRDVSRPEMSEILNVIHMPPLPGLTPSGCRVVMLRGTDKDITTPNVIESMKLTLMIGDVRLAEEAVGVAGDVYILDASVATPTHFAKFTPTLVKKFLICVQEAYPVKLKEVHVVNVSPIVDTIVNFVKPFLKEKIRERIHIHSSMEDLYKYVPKDMLPSEYGGAAGSIKDLNEQWRAKLGEYTAWFKEQEASKANESLRPGAPKTADELFGMDGTFRQLTID